AAATGGAGTTAAATTTACCTGTATAGCGTGCTATGTGAGAATCTCTAGTCTTGTTCCATTCTTTGCTTTCTTCAGATTCACGCAAGTCCCATGTTAATCTAAGACCAAGACTGTTGTCTGAAATATAAGGGCTATATTTGAAAGGAATAGCAATGGTTTTGACTTTTTTACATGAACTAGGCATAGGAAGTTCAGGGTCAACTGTGTAAACATGATAACTTGAATCACTTAAACATGGAACTTCAATGAATTTTGTTTGTGAAAGTCTTGTGGAGCAATTGAGGTATGTGAAGTTTTTAAGAACGTAGTAGTATTGGAACGGTGTGAGGGTGAGGTTAAGGTTGAGAAAGACTCTGTGGACACAGTTTTTGGGATCAAGAAGATCAATCTTTTTGGTGTCATAGGAAATGGACTTGACTACCAAATCACCATATGATGGAAAATGAATGGTGGTGATGTTGTCTTTGTGAAGAAGCTCAAAACCAGAAAGGGTGGTATCATactcttgttgttgttgctgttgacCCTTTATGTGAAATGGATAGTGAATGCTAGGACCAGGAATATCATTGCAGTTAACAGAGGTTTGGAAGATGAAAGCCAAGAAGAGGGTGAGAAAGAAGAGTGAATTCATGACTTGGGAATGGAGAAAGATGTTATGAGGTGCTATTTTTTCAAGATGTTATACCAAGAATGAATAAGAAGTTATAGAAAATTCAGCCGTCTAGAATATATGTACTTTGcataaagaaatagaaaaagacTTCTTGGTTTCTTGTAGACTTTGTGAGGTTTGGTGGCAAAATGACCAATTCTGTAAAGGAGCAAAAATAAAACTACTTATATTTGATTACATGTAATGACAAGTGTCTAAACTTCAATGTTGATgactattatatttttctattgtgTTAAACTTATCCTTGTAAAATCGACTTTTAAGATGAAGGATGTCACTCGTTACAAACTCAGTtaaggttttatttttatttttttccattgaCTCATGCATACCTTTGGAGTAGGGAACTTGCTAAGAAGTAAGAAGTCGTCTTCCTTCCACTGTCGTCGTaatgtaattaatatatctGGCTTATTTGCTTGACTTGGAATAGTCCTCCCTGGCAACTTCCTCGGATTTTCAGTTGTATATTTTAGAATAACTTGGTTGAAATCTTGTTCCTCCAGTGGATAGGAAtttaaagaaatatataattatcCAAAATTTGGCTACCGTACAtcctatcataataataattaataataataataataataaagaaaacgTATAGAAATTAGAATGGATAGAAAATTATAGTAAGAATTTGATGAAGACTACTCATATGAACAAGGATTTTCATTTCCATCAAGAGTTTATCTTTGGAAAAGTTGCCAGTACTAAAGCAAACTAGAGAAGAGAATCCACCTTTGCTTGACACTTCAACTTGATGCTAAAGACCAAAGTGCAAATGGAAGAATAGTTAATAAATTTGTTGTCACATTGCACGTGACTTAAAAACATTGTTGGCACTAGGTACTTGGGAGCAATAGTTAATAAGATttattatataacattataccTGAACATTTTAATTTGTACTTTTACATGTACAGGGCATATACATATTATACAGCAGATTGTCCTCTTTGTTCTACGAACTACAAAGCATACATTTTGAGTCTTAAATAAGCTATCTGAGAAACTTGTTACACTCCAATCTAAGATTATAAATATGGTAGAAGCAAAGAGAACAATGAAAGAACGAGAAACAAAAGATACACCGGTAAAATTATAGGTGCTCTCGCGCCAGCCGAACTGGTTTTTCCTTTAAAAAGGCAACATCACCATTTGATGTATTTAGCAGACGGTGATTGGGCTCCTCTTCTTCGCTCTCAATAGACAGAGAAAGGCCATCAGAATCTgatccatcatcatcatctgcaAAGACAGAAACTTAGATCTTTCCTCTACTGGTTTTGTTAATATCTAAATGAGTATGCTATGTATCACAAAAGAAACTCTCACAAATATCATGAATGGTATgttatatttcttttctttctaaaatgttagtaataacaaaaaatactaGAGTGACCAACTGTTTGCCCGGACCTCCACTAACAAAAAATTTCCGTTTTGTGCCCATTAACCCTAAGCCAACATTCCCACTCCAAAGCTAGTAAGTAGTAAGCATCCAAAGCTCTGAGAGTGGTGATTCTACTATTACCACGCAAAAATGTAAACACCGCCTAAGTTGATGCAGCCGAATAGCAAGACTGCAAAATATGATTTCTAAAACTTTACCAttcgaaagaaaaataaacatgcaACCACTttgaaatttcttcaaaatcacTAAACCGATTATTGTATCTCACTGTAAGAGAGGGAGAGTATTGATAAGGCAAGAGAAgataaaaaagaacaagaaatgaTTGGGGACGGATAGGAGAGTAACAGAGGTTTTTTTCTCTGTCACATCATTGGTGAGTTGTTCACAAAATTAGCTTTGCGACATTTATCATTTCCATATCCAAATAGCGAGAAAGAAAGGCATGATTTAATTTTACAATGAATTATGCAGATATTTCTGAGACATTGCAACAGTTCAAAACAGAAAGTTCAACAATTAACCAAGGATCTTTGAAATTGGTATCAGACGTGCCTGTCTATATTTTAACAAGGGATTAAACTGTTGTGGAAAAATTGCACACGCCAAGGAATAAATATGGGAAACACAATACACAGGAAAGAAAGTGATAGAGCACACAAGAATTTTCGAAATCTCTTGCCTACATCCATTGAAAATCTCTAGCAAAATCTCTTGCCTATATTTTAACTTGAAAATCCATCATGTTGTGCATCACCCTACATTATAAGGAACGATAAACACCCAATCACAAGACAGTTTCACTGCAAGTGATTACCCACACTTGATCAGTATTCAATTGGATTTGGGATGCTTCCACTATTCACAAGACCTCTTTTTATAGTGTGGAGTGTGGCTTTTTACAACAGTGACTAAGTGAACATTCATTACTTCTCACATTTTTAATACCTTAATGAAAATCTCCATCACCTTCTTTCAATGAACAAGAGCTTCtcaataatcaaaataataattccaAGAACATAGCAATTTACTATGCTTGGAAATTCGAATTATCTTTGGAAATTTGAATTGCTTTACCCAATAGAGATAAAGCTGTTTGCAACGGagtgcatttttttcttttaaccttTTTAGTTAGTAATAGTATGTATGgtatttttgtatataaaaaacaTAACAGGTTTATCATATTCTATGAGGCCATTCATATTGGATATTGTTTTTCTTCGATAGCCAATAAAAATAACCCAAAAGGAAACATACAAGATTGTGAACAAATTGGCAAATATTCTAGTGTTTGTATCTTACCCGCAAAGGAAAGACGTTCGGGAACATGTCTAACTGCAGCAACCTGGATGCTTTCTGGCAGTAGACAATTGCAAAAAGAAcctaaaaaatcacaaaacacATGATCAGATGATAACAAAACTAATATGTGCAACCACCCGATTCACAAAATGAAGATCAATTGTAAGCATTTTTGCATCACTAATCCCATCAAACTCTTGTTAAATCTAGTTGATGCAAGTAGGGCTGCCTCTTATTAAACCAAAAACTAGAGAAGAATGGTAAGCAGCATACTAATGTAGATGACATACgttcataaaaaatatcaaattatgaCTTATGCAACAAGAACTAGTTATCAGAACGATTCTCACCTACACGAGCAAGTCGGTTTACCCATCCAGGAATAGGATTTCCTGTTAGTTGTTGGCAAACTTCATTGGTAAAATGGTTGCAATTTTTGGCAATTAGATGGTAAGTGTCTCCATGATATTTTGCAGAGATACGCTCCATAAAAGAACGAAATTCTGTGAGAGACATATCAGTGCTGCCTAACAATACCGATCGTCTGAAGACAAAGCCAGGGCAATTTTTAGGTTCCACCTCAAACACACCACTAGTTGGGTATTCATGTGCTCCAAAGCCATATTCCATACCATGTACTGTGcatgaaaagaaaaggaaataagttACTGCAAGATGTTTTTACTTTACAAGGCAAACATGAACGAAGATGGCACATGTAGAATGCACATTTCATTgtgaaaatatcatttattgtattgtattgtatcaGTAACCCCACGAATAATGAATTTGGCATTGAAGGACattacaaacataaataaacaactagttagtatatgaatatgataacaagcagagagagagagagagagagagaaaaccTTCAATACCGGAATGAAAGATTCCAAAGCCAAAGAGATAAAGATAATTATTGATTGGAGTAAGATCATATACATTGAGATACACCATAGCACGAGAAGTATTCTGAGTGTTCCGGTGGTCCCTTTCGGAGCTTGTACTCAATTGAAACCACCGCATTGTCCAATTATGAATCACAGTTTCATTAATTATGTTATGCAgtgagaaaagaagaaagaaagaaagaaactttCCTATCTGCAAAATTGATAAAATGGATCTGAGAAACGAAACTTACGAGACAGACATACAGAGTGGAGGATCTGATATGAATTAATTGTGTCAAGTTCGTAAGTTGAAATCACACTGACTTTAGATTTTAGATTTCGATTTGGGTTCTGTCCTTTCGCCGTCATCATTATCTACCATCCACATTTAATTGCACGGGTTTCGTTCACTAACACAATTTTTAGGCAAATTCTATCGTACATCCAATAAATTTGGATATGTCGGTACATCAaatcgtaaaattaataataaatgagttgtttttttgaagaaagataattattttctatcattggcaactaagataattaaattttatataccaaaagctttgacaaaataaaattttatttttaagaatttttattactcataacaatgaatattgattattttttatgacaaaatgtaaattttgtaatatgatccttataaacaatgaaatgatggtttttattatgaaatgatgttttctaaaatataaatattgacaaatacatttttatttcattaaagtggtctttaatttatataatttgtgaaacaagagtactggtacactcaaaattgtgagtgtaccatagaagttccttttttttttttttatcatttttaaacaacttttaatattttaaaagggtggattctagggtgaggaTCAATTAAGTCTCTCACCGGTGGACCATGAAAAAATTAGAGTTGGATTTATTGAATGGACCAGATTtgttagaaataaaaatgaaaacttatGCACCTTTCCACACACAATCTTGTCTCGCCTCTTCTCCTCTCCCTCCTGCCAGGTCCGATCACCCCACCCTTCAGCTTTATCTGATTTGTTTTCCTCTCAATCCAATTTGTTCTTCTAACTCAGAATTATAGTATTGAAATTCATGGCAAGGTTGAACCAATCACCCAACATTGttacacttattaaaaaaggCAAAACAATAGAATATAATCAtgttttattcaattaatataatttatgatGCTTGATAGAGATCGGAAAGGTTTTGGTCAAAGTGAGATTTGTCCCCTTGAATCATACCTCAGCCAATAAATGTGActgttattttcttcaaaaaaaaattgtgattgttatttcttaaaaaaaaaaattgtgggttTTATTGCTGATTTTCTTAGTTACGAGACTAAGGGTGCTTCAAAGATTGTACTTCTACAATGATCAATGAGTATACCAAGTGTTGTATGATTTATGAAGTTGTTTAGTAAATCGAATTCTGAGAAAAAATGAAGGGTGTAGCGGTGATGAAATGTATCAGAGGAAGGAGAGAGGAAGAGGTGAGATAGATTGTGTGTGAAAAAGTACAAATGCtctcatatttattttgaatgaatCCGGTCCCTTGATTAAATTCAACTGCATTTCATTCGTGGTCCATCGGTGAGGGATTTAATTGGACCCTCACCCTAAAATCCATCTTTTAAAAGATCAAATACActgattaaaaaattacaaaattattaatagaacgattagaattaaaaaattgagGACCAAAGTTTCTTTTTATCACAACTTTATGTTGAGTtaaggtttaacataaactatttcattctctgtaaaaaaaatctggattcTTATGGagcactactttttttttttttttacaaacatgaTGATACATGTGATAATTATtgaagaattaatttttttaaataaaaaattgtattattattattattatactaaAGCTAtgttttttaacaacttttttttacttcaaaaaacatatattaaagaattagaaaaatttaataaataatataatattgatatactaaagctatgttttttttttccctcaaaaaaaaaagctatgtttttttttgttaaccatCCATTTTTTAGGAGAAGGGGACTTTTAATAACGTGAAGTTCATTTGTGAAGTAAGTATAACCAGTAAAATATTGCTTCACATATCGATCaaagttatgtttttttttattggtttaattgcacttttggacccctatctttctaaaagttgcgtttatggacccctaactaatttaaatacaaaacagccccctatgttttgattctttggcagttttggaccccagtccattgttgactcggtcaacgctgacgtgacaccctaagtgaggtgccacgtgtcaaattattattattatttttgtcttggggtccaaaactgtcaaagaatcaaaacatagggggctgttttgtatttaaattagttagaggtccataaccgcaacttttgaaaagataaaggtccaaaagtgcaattaagccttttttatttcactgataattttttttattaaaataatcaatttttttttttgagagaatattaaaataatcaatacTTAGCCATCATTTCTTTTACTCAAGAAATCGaataaaatttgaatgttattttaaaattaataaatttattaaccaTAACATGTGATATGATATGTACCATTATGTAgagtcaaatatatatatttttcttgaacCAAAAAACCTCTTATggtgtctatttttttttttaaggattcatCATCGTCTAGCAATTAATTTTCAGGTTACAAAATTTGATGCTCATCATTACAGGGTCACTAAACTAGTGGCTGAGGTCTGCTGATCTACAAAGTCATTAGGGATCTAGCTCAGTtttcatttagttttttttttttttttttttttttttttttaaattcttgcTCTTATCcttctttgataaaaaaaaagtgtgaaaccAATTGTAATTCAAGTTGCATATATTTGACCATGATTAGAGAATCCTGAGACACTATAACTTAATTTGAGTGAAAGACCACATGAAGTTTAACTAATTCTAAACCTTGttcaatttgtaaaaataaatcgAGATTaagcttgaccaaaaaaaaaaaaaattcgagaTTAAGTGGGTTAGAAAATAATTGACCTTAATAATGATCTCTTAGGTTTTATGGAGCTCTGGATTCTCACATGACATTGTCTTTCTTTTGTAGGAGGAAGAATCCAATCCACTCCAAAATATTCGCTATATTGACCCTCTAATTAAATTATTCATTGAAAATTTAATGGTGAATGCAATGCGACATTAGAACATGATGTTACTTGCTTTAGGGAGGCAGAGACATGAGGCATCAACTCATTTAATTCAGTTCGAAGAAGATAATGTAAAATTGAAGAATCTATCCATTTCCAAAAGACTTATGATTCTGAATGTTGATACGAAAATGAGGTCACACCAATACACTATTGATTGGGTCAGTCCAAAGAAATAATTGGCCACATAAACCACTGAAATCTGGTGGAATGAAAAACGATGGTATCAACCATATGCTTAGTCATGAAAACTATTGTTCACTTACATTCTTATGATTCTCATTCTGTTATACATTTACTTACAATCCGTTTCCTTAAGCCAAATCCATTTGTATAAATTGGAAACACTGATCAATGAAAGGCAGAAGAAAATTAATCAgtaatattttaatcttttttctctctttctttttaacATATATTGGAGTTTGATCCTTACTCAAAAGAGTTCGtatcaaaaattaaatacaaactaTCATACTATACAAGTTAAGTACATTCTTCATAAAACAGTGAACAAATTTATGAGAACCTAGCAATTTCGAAAATAGATTAATGatgtgaaaaaaaatacaaattctaTATTATAACCTCAAATATCAGATGACGTGCCATATATATAAAAGGGTCTTGCTAATATGTTGATGACGTgccattatgtttttttaagacacttgttgaagaatttaaaagtaaaatattatgttgaaaacaatattccctccgtttctttttaagtatcacttttggagaaaatttttgtttcaatttaactgtcacttttaaAGTTCAgtacaacattaaatgttgttttgccAATATTATCCtttgttatttattgcggagagagaaatatatgaaatgagatattaaatgaataaggtcattatagtaaaggTATAacttattgtatcaaaagtaatatcaatttttgattgtcttggtttgtgtaaaatgtcaaaatgtgacaattaaaaagaaacggagatagtaatttttaaattttcctcAAATTGAAATACAACTTccaatatgatatttttatgataaatgatatttgtacaactattttgtgacaactttatctctcatattcacgtcatattttactttatctctcaattgttttgattttcgtatcaatatctactttttctttgtaaatttattatTGTCTAATAAGTTGTCAACAAAATGGTTGTTAAAATAACACAGCTCTATTTTTATATCAGAAATTATTAGTAAACACAAAAAGCCAAACACAATATAGACACCATATGCACCGTAgcttaatgcatttttttttttcatttttttaattcctttcctTCTCTCTCTGCCTTTCCTTCTATCTCTTTAGCCACCGTTCTCATTTATCACTGTCATCATCATTGACGTCATCACCGTAACCTCCACTTCTCTCTCAGTCATGCTCTCTCTCAATCATCGGCGACCACCGTCGTTATCTTCATTGATAAAACTGATCGGGTGTCCGATGTGTTGGTGGTGGTGAGGACGAATCTAGACTCTTCATCTCTATCTCACCGGAGTTGTCTCTCGTCTGATCTCTCTCAGTAGTGATACACTGATGGTGAAAACGGGTCTTCGACGAGAGGGAGAAGAGGACTTCGTCAGCCACGCGTACAAATATGAACAAATTTCGTCGGTGGCGAGGACGATGGTGGAGGATGCGATGGTGATGACTACGGTAGGTGATagacttttagcaagtgtactaaaaatgcatcgaagtaataaaataagttcgtatccacgaggactgtgttaatatcaatttagcaataaagtaaatatttaggatatataaattattttgtttagatttgatttgattgcataaaattaaataacataaaataaagattcggttagaaaatatgaagaaagaTGAGactaggtctttcgaatcatctatgttcccctaattggtatactgcacctattcttatgaatgattttctagttgcACGATAGTTAGCAAAATAGtcataatcaatcccttgacttaagaccctcttctcaaactacagcccctaattctttaggtggtctaataatatttgaagatttaagcacgttaacctaatatcactaacaaacgattatccattcctagactaaccctgtttattagaacaattcaattatgtataagtagaaagctatggtcagtagtcattcattctcactaaatcatgtttatatttgatcaggatataaaaagcattaagaacaattgaattgaattgaataaaaactagattgtcattcacaataaatagagtttcacagcaacatggttcaattagggttacaaagaatcatctcagacctaatctctaagagatttatcTACTCATAAtcgagtttacaaatagcataatcaataatgaaatcaaaacatacatgaactgatagaaggttgaagaattcgccctcctagccgtctttaggtctcaaaatcgcatTTTGCTCTCTCCAAttcgtaatccttattttcagaatagtcttcagcttaaataggcaaaaACTGCTCCTAAAATTGTggcacgatttaagtaaatcgtgacacgtttctTCCTTGTGTAACAAACCaccaaaattagggtttgcataatcgtgtcacgtttttgccatcgtgacacgttttcaccAATGCCGAATGCATATTTCTTGAAAGctccaaatcgtgtcacgtttttgagtaatcgtgacacgatccctttttttttcttcagtttctTCAGTTTTCCTTGCTTTTCTTGCTGCTTAATCTTGCCtgtgaactcaaaaatatcataaaaagactctaaaataGCGAATAACTGACTGTAAAATGCATCTTATGGCCCAAGCAATCGCAAAATCAAAAGGTCCCATCTCATGATAAAGAGACCATTTTCCTAActcaaaatccaaaatgtaGATTTGAAATGTTCTATAAAATGCATCATTATTCACTATGCAAGAAAGATGATTTCCCATCCTTATTTTAATGATGGGAGGTTCCAACTTTATTTTAATGATGATGACCATAATCTAATGTTAAGTCCACTTGCATGGCCTGCTCAATTTCGTTACAATTTTTACTATAGAATTGATGTTAATAACACTCTGCATCTTCAAGTTTAGTTTTTGATGAATCAGGAGATATTTATGTGGAAACAAATAATAATCGTACTACTACAATCAAACCTCAAGGTACACAATGGAAAAATTTAGATCTTGATCCTAAGTTGTATTATTATAGAGGAACACTTGATTATTATG
Above is a genomic segment from Medicago truncatula cultivar Jemalong A17 chromosome 5, MtrunA17r5.0-ANR, whole genome shotgun sequence containing:
- the LOC11426939 gene encoding uncharacterized protein, with the protein product MNSLFFLTLFLAFIFQTSVNCNDIPGPSIHYPFHIKGQQQQQQEYDTTLSGFELLHKDNITTIHFPSYGDLVVKSISYDTKKIDLLDPKNCVHRVFLNLNLTLTPFQYYYVLKNFTYLNCSTRLSQTKFIEVPCLSDSSYHVYTVDPELPMPSSCKKVKTIAIPFKYSPYISDNSLGLRLTWDLRESEESKEWNKTRDSHIARYTVLGVGICIFVVATLVGIKVHLSRRNFHKKEGPLLHSVADV
- the LOC11430136 gene encoding deSI-like protein At4g17486 isoform X2, encoding MRWFQLSTSSERDHRNTQNTSRAMVYLNVYDLTPINNYLYLFGFGIFHSVHGMEYGFGAHEYPTSGVFEVEPKNCPGFVFRRSVLLGSTDMSLTEFRSFMERISAKYHGDTYHLIAKNCNHFTNEVCQQLTGNPIPGWVNRLARVGSFCNCLLPESIQVAAVRHVPERLSFADDDDGSDSDGLSLSIESEEEEPNHRLLNTSNGDVAFLKEKPVRLAREHL
- the LOC11430136 gene encoding deSI-like protein At4g17486 isoform X1, producing MRWFQLSTSSERDHRNTQNTSRAMVYLNVYDLTPINNYLYLFGFGIFHSGIEVHGMEYGFGAHEYPTSGVFEVEPKNCPGFVFRRSVLLGSTDMSLTEFRSFMERISAKYHGDTYHLIAKNCNHFTNEVCQQLTGNPIPGWVNRLARVGSFCNCLLPESIQVAAVRHVPERLSFADDDDGSDSDGLSLSIESEEEEPNHRLLNTSNGDVAFLKEKPVRLAREHL